The following proteins are co-located in the candidate division KSB1 bacterium genome:
- a CDS encoding glycosyltransferase family 4 protein: MKVLMVHKFYYIEGGAERYVFNLCDLLRQKGHQVIPFAMKDSRNFPSEFETFFAERFGPDQLFETTNPLRRLSISSRVVFNRKAQQKLEALIEETRPDIAHVHSVYHHLSPSVLFALKKFNLPVVMTLHDYKLVCPNYILLDGKRRVCESCRGKHFWHATAKKCFRDSYAASLLVSIEAYVNAWIKSYRRNVDLFISPSEFLAGRIRQYGYADKPVYVLPYTLDLSAYRPCFEASDYFVFMGRLTHEKGLHFLLDALKKITNGHLLIIGTGPLQGELEERIRTEGLTNVTLVGYKSGEELKDLVRRGKFTVVPSEWHDNSPLVIYESLALGKAVIGARMGGIPELIQEGIDGYTFQRGDLLGLVDRIKELLGDPLRTAEMGKNGRRKAEQLFSAEHHYQNLMRFYEEAVSLARRGK, encoded by the coding sequence ATGAAAGTATTAATGGTGCACAAGTTTTATTATATCGAAGGCGGTGCCGAGCGCTATGTTTTTAATCTTTGCGATTTGTTGCGGCAAAAGGGACATCAGGTTATCCCTTTTGCCATGAAGGACAGCCGCAACTTTCCTTCTGAATTCGAAACCTTCTTTGCCGAGCGATTTGGACCCGATCAGCTTTTTGAAACCACTAACCCGCTGCGGAGGCTCAGCATCAGCAGTCGAGTGGTTTTCAACCGCAAGGCTCAGCAGAAATTGGAAGCCTTGATTGAGGAAACCCGCCCTGATATCGCTCATGTGCATTCCGTTTACCATCATCTGTCGCCGTCTGTCCTGTTCGCCCTTAAAAAGTTTAACTTGCCGGTAGTCATGACCCTTCATGATTACAAGCTGGTCTGTCCAAACTATATTTTACTGGATGGTAAGCGACGAGTGTGTGAGTCCTGCCGTGGGAAGCATTTCTGGCATGCTACTGCGAAAAAATGTTTCCGCGATTCCTATGCTGCCAGTCTTTTGGTTTCCATTGAGGCATATGTGAATGCATGGATTAAAAGCTATCGGAGGAACGTCGATCTGTTTATCTCGCCCAGCGAGTTTCTTGCCGGTAGGATCAGACAATACGGCTACGCCGACAAGCCGGTTTATGTGCTGCCCTATACATTGGACCTCAGCGCGTATCGTCCTTGTTTTGAAGCTTCGGACTATTTCGTGTTTATGGGACGCCTGACGCACGAAAAAGGCCTTCATTTTCTATTGGATGCCCTTAAAAAGATTACTAACGGACATCTGCTTATTATCGGCACCGGGCCGTTGCAGGGAGAATTGGAGGAAAGGATTCGGACCGAGGGCCTTACAAACGTGACTTTAGTCGGATATAAAAGCGGGGAGGAGCTGAAGGATTTGGTTCGGCGAGGAAAGTTTACCGTCGTTCCTTCCGAATGGCATGACAATTCTCCTTTGGTCATTTATGAATCGCTAGCACTCGGCAAGGCGGTCATCGGCGCCCGTATGGGGGGAATCCCCGAATTGATTCAGGAAGGCATTGACGGATACACTTTCCAAAGGGGAGATTTACTTGGTTTGGTAGACCGAATCAAAGAGCTCCTCGGCGACCCATTGCGGACTGCGGAAATGGGTAAAAATGGTCGCCGTAAAGCCGAACAGCTGTTTAGTGCTGAACACCATTATCAAAACCTCATGCGTTTTTATGAAGAGGCGGTTTCCTTAGCGCGCAGAGGAAAGTGA
- a CDS encoding glycosyltransferase has product MRKIRVLQLVEGFNFGGAETKLLELVEHMDRSRFETTVVSLGLGNEIEHLFRALDCRVEIFHRKRQVDFPLLQRLRRFIRQERIEIVMTTLFYADVLGALAGHSGGAKGVFSWETISSPKWLVPHRFWAYRYAIRHADKVISVSQATAEWLVRKRKVPAHKVMIIPYGVNLDKFNPKPKNLTREQIGLSPTDLVIIQVARLTEQKGHKFLVEAAARVAAEIPQAKFVLVGDGPLRREIEEQISRFGLKDRFRLLGFRHDVHQILPLCDIFTLPSLYEGLPNVVLEAMACGLPVVATPADGTKEAVVDGETGFLVPIADVDALSERLIQLGRQAELRKRLGEAGRRRVERHFSLTGQVKQFEDLYIRYARPKEFTGEPGKTE; this is encoded by the coding sequence ATGCGGAAAATCCGAGTCCTTCAACTCGTCGAAGGATTCAATTTCGGCGGTGCGGAAACCAAACTGCTCGAATTGGTCGAGCACATGGATCGCTCCCGTTTCGAAACCACGGTGGTGAGCCTTGGATTAGGTAACGAAATCGAACACCTTTTTCGCGCTCTTGATTGCCGCGTGGAAATTTTTCATCGAAAACGGCAGGTGGATTTTCCTCTCTTACAACGCCTTCGTCGCTTCATTCGCCAAGAGCGCATCGAAATCGTCATGACCACCCTATTTTATGCAGATGTTCTCGGTGCTCTGGCCGGACACAGCGGCGGAGCAAAAGGAGTTTTTTCGTGGGAAACGATTTCTTCGCCCAAATGGCTGGTGCCGCATCGGTTTTGGGCTTACCGCTATGCAATTCGCCACGCCGACAAGGTGATCTCCGTTTCCCAGGCTACCGCCGAATGGTTGGTTCGAAAGAGAAAAGTCCCTGCGCACAAGGTGATGATAATCCCCTACGGCGTTAATCTCGATAAATTCAATCCAAAGCCGAAAAATCTTACACGCGAGCAGATCGGTCTGTCACCAACTGACCTGGTCATAATTCAAGTCGCCCGTTTGACGGAACAGAAGGGCCATAAATTTTTGGTCGAAGCTGCCGCCAGGGTGGCCGCTGAGATCCCGCAGGCGAAGTTTGTTTTGGTCGGCGACGGACCTTTGCGGCGCGAAATCGAGGAACAGATTTCGCGTTTTGGCCTCAAGGACCGCTTCCGTTTGCTGGGCTTTCGTCATGATGTGCACCAAATTTTGCCGTTGTGTGATATCTTTACGCTCCCTTCGCTTTATGAAGGGCTGCCGAATGTCGTGTTGGAGGCGATGGCATGCGGACTGCCTGTGGTCGCCACACCGGCAGACGGAACGAAAGAAGCTGTCGTTGACGGCGAAACCGGATTTCTGGTCCCGATCGCCGACGTGGATGCCTTATCTGAGCGATTAATCCAATTGGGCAGGCAAGCGGAATTGCGGAAAAGACTGGGTGAGGCGGGCAGGCGCCGTGTGGAACGACACTTTTCGCTTACCGGACAAGTCAAGCAGTTCGAAGACCTTTACATTCGTTATGCCAGACCAAAAGAATTCACCGGCGAACCTGGAAAGACGGAATAG